A segment of the Fibrobacter sp. genome:
ATATTTGGTTTTTGCTGTGCTACAGTTGAATCGATATGTTGCTTTTGCTCAAGGTATATTCGGTAATACGATGTATCTGGAAGTTTTGAGGAAAATTGGTCAATTCCTTCTTCATCATTATATTCAAAAAACTGAAATTGTCCTCGCGATATGTAAAAGCCGCTCCCTATAGGCTTTTGGGAAGAACAACGTAGCAGGTACCGGCATGACCAATTAAGTAAAACCTCTTGCCGAAGTGAATCCAGCGGTTCTTCGGGGTGTTCCGCATAAAAAAGAATAAGGCTGTCCCGAATGGGGTTAAAAACCGCTTCAAAAGAATATGCGTCTGTTGCAGCGTTTATCAGGGATGAATCAGGCAATGAAAAGGATTTTGTGACGGAATCCGCTATAATCGGCATTGAGTCAATGCTCGATTCGTATTCCTCAGGATCAACACAGTCTAAACACATGCGAATGGAGCCCGCAAAAACTTGCGCAACTAGCACTAATATGATAAAGAAGGTTGCCTTCATTTACTTAGCCTCTATTCAAAACGGCCATGGCGGAGCATTATCACTTTCTTTGTGGCATTCTTTTGTATAATCGATTTCGATGAGATAAGTGGAGTCTATACCGCAATCGTTCACAATGGGAACAAAACGCTGTTCTATGTAGTATGTGGAATCCTCGTCAATAGAGGCAAAATCATAATTTGGCGGTAAAGACGAATCATAGTCAAAGTGTTCGTGCAAAGTAGATCTTGTTCCTGTGGAATCATAGAAGGCTCTTTCCGTAGAGTAAAAGGTTTCTATCCAAGTAGAAGTTCTTCCTTTACGTACATTGAACGAAACTACGGGAAATATCGTCTTCTTGTCGCCGCAAAAAACGGTTTCCGCCATAAAAAAACGGCCGTACTCCCAGTCCGAATCCTTTAAGTCGTCTTCGTGCTCGTATACGCTTAATCTTCTGAAAGAATCTGCAGGATTTGATTTGGGGTGGATAAGTGTATCTCGAAACAAATGATAGATAGTCCCATCGTTGTATACGGAAATATGAACAGAATCGGAATTTTCGGGTGGCTCTATATCTATTATTAGTCCGCAGCTCTGGTATAAATCCCACTGGCTTGTACAGAAAAAACCGCAGCAGGCCCAACAACAAAGAATCATTACACTAATGACAAGTGCTTTTCGTTTCATCCGTGTAATCTTTGCAAGTCTCATGGGGTAGAATATAAAAAACGCCCAGGCTTTTAATCTGGACGTTTTTGAAAGAGGAGGGGGAGGTGCCGCCCTAAAACCCGAAGTCATTTTCTTTAATGCGAAAATTTCTATGGACTGTGTTGTGTAGCCGATTTTGAATACATGTTGAATACATTCTTTTTTAAAAAAGTGCAAACAATACCATACAAAAACCGCCAAGGCTTATGTATATTAGTTTATTATGAAATATTTTTTCTTTCTTGCTTTGGTGATTTTTATGGGGGCTTTCGTTGGTTGCGAAGACTCTGGGGTGGATAAGGGACCGGAAACCAGCGAAACGGGTAAATCGCCTGAAATTATAGATGATGACGCTAACATCGAAGATGAAGGAACTCATCAGGGCTCTTTCCTGAATTCTGAGGGTAAAGTTGATGTAGAGCGTGTCGTCGCCTATGCAAAAAATGTAGCTGACACTCTTTCCGCTATTTTTCTAAAGGATTATGAATCAAAAAATGTGGTGGCATGGTATAAGGCAAAAGCCCAAATTGAATACGTTCATGACACCACGAAAGTTTTTGTGTATGCTCTTTATCTGTTTGACGACGATTCTTTTGTGATGACCAAAAATCAGGTTGAAATTAGGCCTGAAGGCATTACTTATTCTAGGCTGCGCGATGATAGTGGAACTTGGACTATCTCGGATGGGGGTGAATTTGGAAATGGTACGGTTACATTAAATCTACGTTCGTTGTATTTGGAACTTCCTATTGAGATGGGAACGTTTATCTATGGGTGGCAAGATATTGTTTTTACGCTGATGAATGAACCTTCGCCCGCTCCTTGTGAAGAACTGACATCACATTCTGACTAGAAAAACGAGGCTGCGGACCGTATGTGATTCACGGGACGAGAATGTTTACCCAGCACTCTAGGGCTTGATGGTTATCGGAGTTCCGTCCTTGACGGCGGCGTAGATTTCTTCGATTTCGTCGTTTGTGACGGCGATACAACCGGCAGTCCAGTCCTTCCACCTGTGCCAAAATTTAAAGAGAAATGCCGGAACCTTGTTTGGGTAGCCGTGGATCATGATGTCGCCGCCGGGCTCGTAGTTGCCAACTTTTGCGGCCTCAATTTGCTCCGCGTTCGGGTACGAAATCTTCAGCGATAAATGAAACTTGCTTTTGGGGTTGTGAAGCACGATGGTGTAGTCGCCTTCGGGCGTCTTGTTGTCACCGGACTTGACTTTCGCTCCGATCGGATTTTTGCCCAAAGAAATTCTGTACGTCTTGACAACACTATCGCCGTTGCGCAAGTGCATTTGGCGTTTTGCCTTTTCTACGAGAATGTTGTCGATGGGTGAGGTGAACATGGGTTATATGAAATTTAAATAAAAAAAAGGGGGAACGCCTTCCCACCACCTAAAGGTGGCCATGTACACTAAGGCCTAAAGGCCAAGTGTCCAAAGGTCGCTGCAGCCTTGCCCTTCAGTCACCCTGGAGCGGAGCGATAGGGCCCATGGCAAGTCTTCCGCTTCCCCTACGCCTAGGGCTCCGCCCTAAAACAAAAAAAACTTATGCTCTACGAATGTAAGCGATACAGAATCTAGCTTTGAGTTTGAAATCCACCCTTGGCATCTTGAACCGTTTTCATAGTTTTTTTGATACAGGAGAGATGATGAATCCGTTGATTTTAAAATGTAAACAGAATCGTTAGTTTGCAAGTAACAGTGTACATCTAGAAGTTCTTTTTCTCGATATAGGCTGATTGCCCCTTCCTTACTTGCATAATTTTGTGCACAGCAAGTTAGTATTAGTGTTGTAATAATCAATGCGATAAATTTGATTTTCATTTATATAGATTCCGTCAAAACTTTTATTATAAATATACAAAACACCCGGCTTTTAAACCGAGCGCTTTTCGTAATGCTTGTGGATCCTATCGGTCGCCTTACGGCTCCCTCCAGGATGACGATTAGGGGTGGATTGCGCTCCTTCGAACCTAACTCTACTAAGGGGCTGAAGCCCCTAGTATCGTATATCGCCTTTACGAGGCTCGCAATGACGTGGAAGCTGATTGATAGACCTCGTACCTCAGAGCGTAGCGACCTCAAAGGCACGAAGTGCCGACCTCACACCTCATTCCTACTTAAGGAACTGCATATACGGCAGCTTGCTTGCAAGTTCCTGCACCTTGTCGGCGTTGGCCATGAGGGCGGAGCGTGCGTGCCAGGAGCCGTCGAGGAACTGACCGCGGGGGCCGTCGGCAAGTGTGAGCTCGATGGTTTCGTCACCCATCTTGAGCGTGCGGCTTTCGGTGCTCGTGACGAGTTCTTCGCTCGGGTGTGCTTCGATCCAGGCGAGGATCTTCTCAGCCACTTCGTGGCTCACCTTGTAGCAGGGCACGCCAATGGCGACGCAGTTACCGAAGAAGATTTCGGAGTAGCTTTCGGCGATGATGGCGCGGATGCCCCAGCGCTTCAGGGCCTGCGGAGCGTGTTCACGGCTGGAACCGCAACCGAAGTTCTGGTTCGAGACGAGAATGGAACCGTTCTTGTAGGCCGGATCGCGGAAGGGGTGGACCTTGCCCTGAGCGGCGAGGCCTGTGATATCGTCGGCAAAGGCGTTGTCGCCGAGGCCTTCGAAGGTGACGCACTTGAGGAAGCGTGCCGGGATGATACGGTCAGTGTCGATGTCGTTACCGCGTACAGGAACGCCGGAACCTTTAACAATGTCGATAGAATTCATTTTTTAAATCTCCTTAGCGTTACTTGATGTACTTGCGGACGTCGGTGACACAGCCTTCAATGGCGGCGGCGGCCACCATGGCGGGGCTCATGAGGATGGTGCGGCCCGTGGGGCTGCCCTGACGGCCCTTGAAGTTACGGTTGCTGGAGCTTGCGCTCACCTGGCGACCCTTGAGCTTGTCCGGGTTCATGGCGAGGCAGAGCGAGCAGCCCGCTTCGCGCCATTCGGCACCGGCTTCCTTGAAAATCTTGTCGAGACCGAGAGCTTCGGCTTCCACCTTGATCTTCATGGAACCAGGCACCACCCACATCTTCACAGTCGGGGCGACCTTGTGGCCCTTGATGATTTCGGCGGCGGCCTGCAAGTCGCTGAGGCGGCCGTTGGTGCAGCTGCCCACGAACGCGATATCGATCGGGCGGCCAATCATCTTGGAGCCTTCTTCCCAGCCCATGTATTCGTAGGCTTCGGAGATGACCTTCTTTTCGCTGCCTTCGAATTCGTTGATCTTCGGCATGTTGCCGTTGAGCGGGATGGCCTGGGCCGGAGTGATTCCCCAGGTGACCATCGGTTCGAGGTTGTCGCAGTTGATTTCGACTTCGTCGTCAAACTGGGCGTCGGCGTCGGTAGCCACGGATTTCCAGTAAGCAACGGCCTCGTCCCACTTGTCGGCCTTCGGGGCGTACGGACGGCCCTTGAGGTATTCGAACGTCTTTTCGTCGGGGTTGCAGTAACCGACGCGGGCGCCACCTTCGATAGCCATGTTGCAGACCGTCATGCGGCCTTCCATGCCCATTTCTTCGATGACCGGGCCTGCAAATTCGTAAGCGTAGCCAACGCCACCGTTCACGCCGAGCTTTGCGATGTAGGCGAGGGCCACGTCCTTGGCGGTCACACCCGGCTTGAGCTTGCCGGTGAACTTGATGCGGCGAGTCTTGAGCGGGCTCATGGCGAGCGTCTGGGTGGCGAGAACGTCGGCCACCTGGCTCGTGCCGATACCGAACGCGATAGCACCGAAGGCACCGTGCGTTGCCGTGTGCGAGTCACCGCAAGCGACGGTCATACCCGGCTGGGTCACGCCTTCTTCGGGGCCCACGATGTGGATCACGCCCTGTTCGCAGGTGCTGGGGCCAAAGAACTTGATGCCGTTGTTCTTGGTGTTGTTTTCAATATGGGAGAACATCTCTTCGGAAATGCCGTCCTTGAGCGGGCGGTTACGTTCCGGGAAGGTGGTCGGAATGATGTGGTCCACCGTGGCGAACGTGCGTTCCGGGAACAGCACCTTCTGGCCTTCTTCGCGGAGCTGCGCAAAAGCCTGCGGGCTCGTGACTTCGTGGCAGAGGTGGAGCCCGATAAAGAGCTGGCACTGGCCGCTCGGGAGCTTTGCTACCGTGTGGCTTTCAAAAATCTTCTGATAGAGTGATTTTCCCATGATTTTGTCTCTTTGTGTTTAAATTGCGGGTCAAATATAGAAAAAAGACCCGAATGGGTCGCCGTGAGCAACAAAGTCCCAGTTATTAAACTGGGACGGTTGCGATAGTGAGGCGATACCGGAGGTCTATTTTGGGCATAAGAGCCGAACGGTCGCTATAGGGGGGGGGGTGCCTCCCCCTGGTTCGCACTCCGTCGCTCTCCACCCCCTCTGCGGGGACACCCCGCAACGCCCCGTCTCCCGCTTGGGGAATCTTCTTTGTTTTCTTAAAAATTTACTTAATATTCTTCTTAAAATTTTATATATTTATGGCAGGAGGTCCTTATGCCCTGTATTCTACCTGTTTCTGATTTGCGTAACTACAACGAAGTCCTCAAGAATGTCTCCAAGGACACTCCCGTTTACTTGACCAAGAACGGCAGGGGTTGCTATGTGGTTGTGGACATCAAGGAATACGAGCGGATGGTAGCCGAACTGGAACTGCAACATGCCCTCGC
Coding sequences within it:
- a CDS encoding L,D-transpeptidase family protein: MFTSPIDNILVEKAKRQMHLRNGDSVVKTYRISLGKNPIGAKVKSGDNKTPEGDYTIVLHNPKSKFHLSLKISYPNAEQIEAAKVGNYEPGGDIMIHGYPNKVPAFLFKFWHRWKDWTAGCIAVTNDEIEEIYAAVKDGTPITIKP
- a CDS encoding 3-isopropylmalate dehydratase small subunit: MNSIDIVKGSGVPVRGNDIDTDRIIPARFLKCVTFEGLGDNAFADDITGLAAQGKVHPFRDPAYKNGSILVSNQNFGCGSSREHAPQALKRWGIRAIIAESYSEIFFGNCVAIGVPCYKVSHEVAEKILAWIEAHPSEELVTSTESRTLKMGDETIELTLADGPRGQFLDGSWHARSALMANADKVQELASKLPYMQFLK
- the leuC gene encoding 3-isopropylmalate dehydratase large subunit; translation: MGKSLYQKIFESHTVAKLPSGQCQLFIGLHLCHEVTSPQAFAQLREEGQKVLFPERTFATVDHIIPTTFPERNRPLKDGISEEMFSHIENNTKNNGIKFFGPSTCEQGVIHIVGPEEGVTQPGMTVACGDSHTATHGAFGAIAFGIGTSQVADVLATQTLAMSPLKTRRIKFTGKLKPGVTAKDVALAYIAKLGVNGGVGYAYEFAGPVIEEMGMEGRMTVCNMAIEGGARVGYCNPDEKTFEYLKGRPYAPKADKWDEAVAYWKSVATDADAQFDDEVEINCDNLEPMVTWGITPAQAIPLNGNMPKINEFEGSEKKVISEAYEYMGWEEGSKMIGRPIDIAFVGSCTNGRLSDLQAAAEIIKGHKVAPTVKMWVVPGSMKIKVEAEALGLDKIFKEAGAEWREAGCSLCLAMNPDKLKGRQVSASSSNRNFKGRQGSPTGRTILMSPAMVAAAAIEGCVTDVRKYIK
- a CDS encoding type II toxin-antitoxin system prevent-host-death family antitoxin, whose translation is MPCILPVSDLRNYNEVLKNVSKDTPVYLTKNGRGCYVVVDIKEYERMVAELELQHALAEGENSAKKKGWLSVADIRKKL